The window TATTGCTCGTGATCTGCACCGTCTTTTCCTTGACATAGACAGCCGGTGCTGGAGTCCCGGCCATGGAGCGACCTTGACCCACGAGTTTGTCTGAATCCTTGGTAAAAAGATCTGGATTACGTCCAGAGACTTGCGTCATCTTAGGCGAGCAGCCAAAGACTGAACCAATGAGTAATAGGAAGGTAGCAAAAATCTTCATGGCACCTGCTTAAAACACGTGTTGAACTGTGTTCGCGTCAATCACCCGTACGCGCATCCGCTTTTTGGTCGCTGGATACTGCGCTTCTATCACCTGGCCTGGCACGCCATCAGCCATGAGCTTGACTGAGCCGCTAACGGCAACTCCAGAGCCATCGACTTTGAGTTGCACCATTTGACCGCGGCGTACCAGCCTTGGTAATTCAATATCACTCGACAGCAAAGGGGAGCCGCTCTGCATCGGACGTCGTAGGCGACGACCGATCAGCTCGTCGCGATGACTCACGTACATGCTGCCACTGCGCCCGAGAGCAACCATATCTGAGCCCAGGTTGGCATCGGTAATCTCCGCTCCTTTATCCAAAGACTCGCCAAGGACGGGCAACAGTGCATGCACTGTCATATGAGCTGAGACCGAGAACACGGCCCGCAGTTGATCGCCGTCCACTTGGCGCGCGACAAAAGTGAGGCGCACATTGCCGCCGAGACGTTTTATCACCCAGTCAGCGGATTGCAGGTGTTCTGCAGTAAGGTCTGGGAATTCAATCACGTAATCCCCGGGGCGCAATTTGAGCCCTGGGGGTAACAACATCCGATCTATTGTGACTTTCAGTGCACTGTCCTCACTAAAAGCATCGCTCAGTAAAGACTTGAGAGCACCTTCAACCTTGTCCTCTGTTAAAGGAATCGAGGCTGCAGTGATCTTAATCACCTTAGCACCTGCTAATCTGATGTCCGCCGCCGGCCATTCTTTGCCGAGGAGCGCACGCGCCTTTTCTGGATGCCAAGTGATCGTCCGTCCAGGTTCGGGACTTGGCCCCAAGTCAACGGCGTAAATTTCGTCGCAAATTTCGGCCATGCCATGACAATCTGCAACGCCACCTAGATAGAGCCGATCGCCATCGACCTCTGCATTGGGACGAAAAGTTAGTGTCGCCGCGAGTGGAACTTGTGGTGCTAACTCCGCAGCAGGCGTCGGGAGTGACGGCACTAATTCCGCGCGGGCCACTGAGGCAAGTAAGCTGTGCCCCAGAACCGCGCCGAGTAATGTCATGCTAAAAACTAGATTCACAAGCTCCCCTTACTAGAATCAGCGGATGGCTACTGTGGCCTGCAACATTTGATCGCCGGTTTGGATGACCTTAGAGTTCATCTCGTAGGCACGCTGGCCGGAGATCATGTTGACCATTTCCTCGACGATATTGACGTTCGCTGCCTCGAGCTGGGTGTGATAGAGAGCACCCATACCGTTTTGGTTAGCGATACCAACTACAGGCTCACCACTGGCTTCGGTGGCTGTGTAGAGGTTGCGTCCTTTCGACGCCAACCCCATGGGGTTGATGAAGTTGGCAAGTTGGATTTGCCCGATGTCTTGCTTTTCCGCGCCGACATTGACGGTCACGACTCCGTCCATACCAACAACAAGGTTAGTGGCCCCTTGCGGCCGTGTGATTTCGTCGACCAGCGGGAAGCCGTCGGCCGTAACGAGACGACCCGAGTTGTCCCACTTAAAGTTACCATCCCGCGTATAGGCCGTGGTGCCGTCCTCAAGTTGCACACGGAAGAACCCCTGACCCTCGACCATGAAGTCCGTCTCGTTGCCCGTGAGCTTAACCGCACCGGTGGTAAACATCTTGTCTACAGACGACAGCCGCGTACCGGCACCGACCTGGATGCCGCTAGGGACGACAGTGCCGGTGGTGGTGTTTTGGCCCGGAGCCTTCAGCGTCTGATAGATCAGGTCATGGAAATTGGCGCGCGACTTCTTAAACGCGTTGGTATTTAAGTTGGCCAAGTTGTTGGACGTGACGTCGATGTTTTGCTGCATCGCTTCCATGCCCGTCGCCGCTGTGTAAAGTAGTCGCATCATAGCCTTGGATCTCCACTAATTGCCTAAACCATTAAGTCATTAAGCGCGCAAATCACCGAGTTGGTTACTAGATTTCTGCATAATTTGGTCGTAATCGTTGATGGCCTTTTGGTAAGCCTCGTAGGAGCGGTGCGCCATAATCATATCCGTCAGGTTTTTGATAGCGTTGACGTTTGATCCCTCGAGAAAACCCTGCCGCATCTGTGGACGTGCCACCGTGGTCAGTCCCTCAGGAGTGCCACCGTAATGAAGGAGATTGTCACCGACGCGCTCTAAGCTCTCTCCGTCTTTGATTTTGAAGAG of the Deltaproteobacteria bacterium genome contains:
- the flgA gene encoding flagellar basal body P-ring formation protein FlgA; this translates as MNLVFSMTLLGAVLGHSLLASVARAELVPSLPTPAAELAPQVPLAATLTFRPNAEVDGDRLYLGGVADCHGMAEICDEIYAVDLGPSPEPGRTITWHPEKARALLGKEWPAADIRLAGAKVIKITAASIPLTEDKVEGALKSLLSDAFSEDSALKVTIDRMLLPPGLKLRPGDYVIEFPDLTAEHLQSADWVIKRLGGNVRLTFVARQVDGDQLRAVFSVSAHMTVHALLPVLGESLDKGAEITDANLGSDMVALGRSGSMYVSHRDELIGRRLRRPMQSGSPLLSSDIELPRLVRRGQMVQLKVDGSGVAVSGSVKLMADGVPGQVIEAQYPATKKRMRVRVIDANTVQHVF
- the flgG gene encoding flagellar basal-body rod protein FlgG, whose product is MMRLLYTAATGMEAMQQNIDVTSNNLANLNTNAFKKSRANFHDLIYQTLKAPGQNTTTGTVVPSGIQVGAGTRLSSVDKMFTTGAVKLTGNETDFMVEGQGFFRVQLEDGTTAYTRDGNFKWDNSGRLVTADGFPLVDEITRPQGATNLVVGMDGVVTVNVGAEKQDIGQIQLANFINPMGLASKGRNLYTATEASGEPVVGIANQNGMGALYHTQLEAANVNIVEEMVNMISGQRAYEMNSKVIQTGDQMLQATVAIR